Proteins from one Mixophyes fleayi isolate aMixFle1 chromosome 2 unlocalized genomic scaffold, aMixFle1.hap1 SUPER_2_unloc_1, whole genome shotgun sequence genomic window:
- the LOC142109518 gene encoding uncharacterized protein LOC142109518, with translation MTVEEWHKRVPHNFTSEGTSEKLVVVGVKHHKTATQVATFALTEEEERWFDTYYTKVRPSMINEDAPEETFFISTSGLKIYNVSVYLRRFHNLHKLPNVTSQMARQACETWTLAEYSDIEKCLISNYLSHSILSANSHYRQNTLHNICHGSILVRDIGKRSDPEETRPSSSREGLQASVGTPRKDAFQKLLGEFPVTLEGRVPKSRDCRRISPSHWHYCRKQWRDRQHKIRVKHVIRAFPARRPSVTTLTQYIQEKKWKHKDTEVNLLVEAWKPKSMKHWKDCKVLGDDTHLQHWKGLKCSTDAESRVRRVTTRRVFLKGEVICDLHGDKMSGREGRIMKTTEEGSKALFFLQRP, from the exons ATGACT GTTGAGGAATGGCACAAGAGGGTTCCTCACAACTTCACATCGGAGGGAACCTCTGAAAAGCTTGTTGTTGTAGGAGTGAAGCATCACAAAACTGCTACACAAGTGGCCACATTCGCACtcacagaagaagaagaaagg TGGTTCGACACTTATTACACCAAAGTTCGACCTTCCATGATAAACGAAGATGCACCCGAGGAAACGTTTTTTATATCGACATCGGGATTGAAAATTTACAATGTTTCTGTCTATCTTCGCCGTTTTCATAATCT GCATAAGCTGCCAAATGTGACCAGTCAGATGGCTCGGCAGGCCTGTGAGACTTGGACATTAGCTGAGTACTCCGATATTGAGAAGTGTCTCATCTCCAATTATTTGTCACACAGTATTTTGTCTGCAAACAGTCATTACAGGCAGAATACTTTGCATAATATATGTCATGGCTCAATATTGGTGAGAGATATTGGAAAGCGAAGTGACCCAGAGGAGACCAGACCAAGCAGTTCAAG GGAAGGTCTTCAAGCCTCTGTAGGGACACCGAGGAAAGACGCCTTCCAGAAGCTGCTGGGAGAGTTCCCTGTAACACTCGAGGGACGTGTGCCAAAGTCACGTGACTGCAGACGCATATCACCGTCACATTGGCATTACTGCAGAAAGCAATGGAGAGACCGGCAGCATAAGATCAGAGTAAAGCATGTGATCA GAGCCTTTCCTGCAAGGAGACCATCAGTTACCACCTTGACCCAGTACATTCAGGAAAAGAAATGGAAACATAAGGATACTGAGGTCAATCTCCTGGTAGAGGCCTGGAAGCCAAAGTCGATGAAGCACTGGAAAGACTGTAAGGTCCTTGGAGACGATACCCATTTGCAACATTGGAAAGGACTAAAATGTTCCACAGATGCAGAAAGCAGAGTCAGGAGAGTCACAACACGGAGAGTTTTCTTGAAGGGTGAAGTTATCTGTGACTTACATGGGGACAAAATGAGTGGCAGAGAAGGAAGAATAATGAAAACAACTGAAGAGGGCTctaaggcccttttttttttacaaagacccTAA